One region of Gilliamella sp. ESL0405 genomic DNA includes:
- the lapB gene encoding lipopolysaccharide assembly protein LapB, producing the protein MFELLFLLLPIAAAYGWYMGDRNAKQKFLNQSNRLSREYVDGLNFLLSNQKDKAVDLFLDMLKEDDGTLEAHLTLGNLFRSRGEVDRAIRIHQALMESSSLSFDQRLLAIQQLGRDYMVAGLYDRAEEMFLQLVEEEDFQQNALQQLIIIYQATSEWINAINAATKLVKLGYTQYKTYIAQFYCELASLAIANDDLDRAYNLLQKSALADANCARTSLMLGRVLMVQDKTEQAIESFKRILYQDKAFIGEALPLLKECYININNLYEFQQFLEVCVEQDSGNIAELMLADLIEQKNGLDAAQYYLYRILLKHPNLKGFYRLMNYHVADAEQGKAKESLLLLRNMVGEQIKAVPNYRCQKCGFTVNSIYWLCPACRSWSTIKPVRDFEQYSDN; encoded by the coding sequence ATGTTTGAACTGTTATTTCTATTACTACCGATTGCCGCCGCTTATGGTTGGTATATGGGGGATAGAAATGCAAAGCAAAAATTTTTAAACCAATCTAACCGATTATCGCGCGAATATGTCGATGGTCTTAACTTCCTTTTGTCGAATCAAAAAGATAAAGCCGTTGATCTCTTCCTCGATATGTTAAAAGAAGATGACGGCACGCTTGAAGCGCATCTTACTTTAGGTAATTTATTTCGTTCCAGAGGCGAAGTTGATCGAGCTATACGAATACACCAAGCATTAATGGAAAGTTCATCGCTATCATTTGATCAACGTTTATTAGCCATTCAGCAATTAGGGCGTGATTATATGGTTGCCGGGCTTTATGATCGAGCAGAAGAGATGTTTTTGCAGCTGGTTGAAGAAGAAGATTTTCAGCAAAATGCCTTACAGCAACTGATAATCATCTATCAAGCTACCAGTGAATGGATTAATGCTATCAACGCCGCAACTAAACTAGTTAAATTAGGTTATACCCAATATAAAACCTATATTGCGCAGTTTTATTGTGAATTAGCTTCATTAGCGATAGCCAATGATGATCTCGATCGAGCCTATAATTTATTACAAAAATCGGCTTTAGCCGATGCCAACTGTGCACGAACGTCATTAATGCTAGGTCGGGTTTTAATGGTTCAAGATAAAACTGAGCAAGCTATCGAATCATTTAAACGTATTTTATATCAAGATAAAGCCTTTATTGGTGAAGCTTTACCTTTACTTAAAGAGTGTTATATAAATATTAATAATTTATATGAATTCCAACAGTTTTTAGAAGTTTGTGTCGAACAAGATTCCGGCAATATTGCAGAGTTAATGCTTGCAGATCTTATCGAACAGAAAAATGGCTTAGATGCTGCTCAATATTATCTGTATCGAATTTTATTAAAACACCCCAATTTAAAAGGTTTTTACCGACTGATGAATTATCATGTTGCTGATGCTGAGCAAGGTAAAGCGAAAGAAAGTTTATTACTTTTACGTAACATGGTTGGCGAACAAATTAAAGCTGTGCCTAATTATCGTTGCCAAAAATGTGGATTTACTGTCAATTCAATCTATTGGTTATGCCCTGCATGCCGCTCTTGGTCAACGATTAAACCTGTCCGTGATTTTGAACAATATTCTGATAATTAA
- a CDS encoding YchF/TatD family DNA exonuclease: MFLIDSHCHLDSLDLSNKSIEDVLQHATDNDVKHCLSVATTLSGYESMKNLLMPYRSQCSFSCGIHPLNLDDEPYDANRFLSLAQQDNVVALGETGLDYYYQQDNIELQQANFKAHIELGRKLSKPIIVHTRNAREDTLRILKDEHVHSGVLHCFTEDTATAKQLLDLGFYISFSGIITFKNAESLRQVAKFVPLDRLLIETDSPYLAPVPYRGKENQPAYVREVAQYLAILRGVSLQEIAKQTTHNFCQLFNLQGALNE; encoded by the coding sequence ATGTTTTTAATAGATTCGCACTGTCATTTGGACAGCTTGGACTTGAGCAACAAGTCCATTGAAGATGTTTTACAACACGCTACTGACAACGATGTTAAACACTGCTTAAGTGTAGCGACCACACTTTCTGGCTATGAATCGATGAAAAATTTATTGATGCCGTATCGGTCTCAATGCTCTTTTTCCTGTGGTATTCATCCTCTAAATTTAGATGATGAGCCCTATGATGCCAACCGATTTTTAAGCTTAGCCCAACAAGACAATGTGGTGGCATTAGGTGAGACAGGATTGGATTACTACTACCAACAAGATAACATCGAATTACAGCAAGCCAACTTCAAAGCGCATATCGAACTTGGAAGAAAACTCAGTAAACCAATTATTGTCCATACCCGTAATGCTCGAGAAGATACACTGAGAATATTGAAAGATGAGCATGTCCATTCTGGTGTTCTACATTGTTTCACTGAAGATACAGCAACAGCAAAACAACTATTGGACTTAGGCTTTTACATTTCGTTCTCCGGCATTATTACGTTTAAAAATGCAGAGTCACTTCGTCAAGTCGCTAAATTTGTTCCACTCGATCGCCTATTAATTGAAACCGATTCACCATATTTGGCACCTGTTCCCTATCGAGGTAAAGAAAACCAACCTGCTTATGTTCGGGAAGTTGCACAATATTTAGCAATACTTAGAGGGGTCTCTCTACAAGAAATTGCAAAGCAAACAACGCATAACTTTTGTCAATTATTTAATTTACAAGGGGCATTAAATGAGTAA
- a CDS encoding cupin domain-containing protein: MSNKLNIDWNDFLTNYWQKKPVILRDAFSHFVDPITPDELAGLAMEEEIDSRIVTNKDGKWDAKFGPFIDFSNLGEDHWSLLVQAVDHWHEQAATLVEPFKCIPQWQFEDLMISYATQGAGVGPHIDNYDVFIIQGMGCRRWQVGDRNPNYKQFSAHKALLHVESYQPIIDEEITAGDILYIPIGFPHNGVSIGESLSYSVGFRTQTSQELLSGFADYVIDNLPNGIFYQDPDLKLPKDPYRVQPYELEKLQNQMIDLIKNPQLFNDWFGKHITIPMHELNILPVEPTYDLDEFKALLKSGAKLHRVPSIRIVKIENAGYIHGKKIPLPIEVIDLLCQSETLSYDQLHHEETLKVMLHFVNCGFWYFQDQE; the protein is encoded by the coding sequence ATGAGTAACAAGTTAAACATTGATTGGAATGATTTTTTAACCAACTATTGGCAAAAAAAGCCGGTTATCTTACGAGATGCTTTTAGCCACTTTGTTGATCCAATCACACCGGATGAGTTGGCCGGTTTGGCAATGGAAGAAGAAATTGACAGCCGAATTGTGACCAATAAAGACGGTAAATGGGACGCCAAATTTGGACCTTTTATTGATTTTAGCAATTTAGGCGAAGATCACTGGAGTTTATTGGTGCAAGCAGTCGATCATTGGCATGAACAAGCAGCAACCTTAGTGGAACCTTTTAAATGTATACCGCAATGGCAGTTTGAAGATTTAATGATATCTTATGCAACACAAGGCGCTGGTGTGGGTCCCCATATCGATAATTACGATGTATTTATTATTCAAGGTATGGGATGTCGCCGTTGGCAAGTTGGTGATCGTAATCCAAACTATAAACAATTTAGCGCCCATAAAGCCCTATTGCATGTAGAAAGCTATCAACCTATTATTGATGAAGAAATTACTGCTGGCGATATCTTATATATCCCGATAGGTTTTCCACATAATGGCGTATCAATCGGAGAATCGTTAAGCTATTCAGTTGGATTTAGAACGCAAACATCGCAAGAATTACTCAGTGGTTTTGCCGATTATGTTATTGATAATTTACCCAATGGAATTTTTTATCAAGACCCTGATTTGAAACTACCAAAAGATCCTTATCGAGTTCAGCCTTATGAGCTGGAAAAATTACAAAATCAGATGATTGATTTAATCAAAAATCCACAGCTATTTAACGATTGGTTTGGAAAACATATTACCATACCAATGCACGAGCTTAACATTCTACCGGTTGAACCAACTTATGACTTAGATGAGTTTAAAGCGCTACTTAAATCAGGCGCAAAACTACACCGAGTACCAAGTATACGGATAGTTAAAATTGAAAATGCCGGTTATATCCATGGCAAGAAAATCCCACTACCGATAGAAGTAATTGATCTGCTTTGTCAATCAGAAACACTGAGCTATGATCAACTGCACCATGAAGAAACGCTTAAAGTAATGCTTCATTTTGTTAATTGTGGATTCTGGTATTTTCAAGATCAGGAATAA
- a CDS encoding MFS transporter → MKTQADIVTQAENESIETTPYQKRTLFASTVGYALDGMDMMILGVCFSLIGATFNLTNTDLGTLTSVTLLGAVLGGILFGVLADKYGRVRVFSWTILIFSFFTGLCAISPNYECFLVFRFLSGLGLGGEFGIGMTLVSESWPKKKRSRATAIVALGFQLGIILAALSVNFVGEIYGWRWVFAIGVLPALFVAWTRKGLKEPQIWQNLKDQNKNKIAIHKLFKSPKTTATTIGLTIACAVQNFGFYGLMVWMPNMIATELQLPFKNTMFWTISTTIGMSLGIIIFGWLCDKVGRRPSYIIFLLVSAISIWFYFQQTDMLVLIIFGAVIGFFVNGMMGGYGALLAEHYPTDARSSAENIIFNVGRGIAGVSQVLIAYFATVYSISYALALLSAAYLLSAAAFVFLIPETKGKQLD, encoded by the coding sequence ATGAAAACTCAAGCAGACATAGTCACGCAAGCTGAAAATGAAAGCATTGAAACAACGCCTTATCAAAAAAGAACACTTTTTGCATCAACTGTAGGTTACGCATTAGATGGCATGGATATGATGATATTAGGCGTCTGTTTTAGCCTAATTGGTGCTACCTTTAATTTGACAAATACCGATTTAGGTACATTGACGTCTGTTACCCTATTAGGGGCTGTGCTTGGTGGGATCTTATTTGGCGTCCTTGCAGATAAATATGGACGGGTAAGAGTATTTTCCTGGACTATTTTAATCTTCTCCTTTTTTACCGGTCTTTGCGCAATTTCACCTAATTATGAATGCTTTTTAGTTTTCCGATTTTTAAGTGGGCTAGGCCTTGGTGGCGAATTTGGTATCGGCATGACACTTGTTTCAGAAAGCTGGCCTAAAAAGAAACGTTCACGAGCAACAGCAATTGTTGCCTTAGGCTTTCAACTAGGTATTATTTTAGCCGCATTATCAGTTAATTTTGTCGGCGAAATCTATGGCTGGCGCTGGGTTTTTGCCATTGGTGTTTTGCCCGCATTATTTGTTGCTTGGACACGTAAAGGGTTAAAAGAGCCACAAATTTGGCAAAATTTAAAAGATCAAAATAAAAATAAAATTGCCATTCATAAACTTTTTAAAAGCCCAAAAACAACCGCAACCACAATTGGATTAACTATAGCGTGTGCCGTACAAAATTTTGGCTTTTATGGATTAATGGTTTGGATGCCAAATATGATAGCCACCGAACTTCAATTACCATTTAAAAACACGATGTTTTGGACTATTTCCACCACCATTGGTATGTCGTTAGGTATTATTATCTTTGGTTGGCTTTGCGATAAAGTCGGACGGCGTCCTTCCTATATTATATTTCTTCTCGTTTCCGCGATATCTATCTGGTTCTATTTTCAACAAACGGATATGCTGGTACTTATCATTTTCGGTGCTGTTATCGGCTTTTTTGTTAATGGTATGATGGGCGGATATGGTGCTTTACTCGCTGAACATTACCCAACAGATGCTCGTTCAAGCGCTGAAAATATTATTTTTAATGTAGGACGTGGAATTGCCGGCGTCTCGCAAGTGCTTATTGCTTATTTTGCCACGGTATATTCTATTAGTTATGCTCTGGCATTACTTTCTGCCGCTTACTTATTGTCAGCTGCCGCATTTGTGTTTTTAATACCCGAAACCAAAGGTAAACAATTAGATTAA
- a CDS encoding SDR family oxidoreductase, with the protein MTEQTYDPTKKYHHTKFPKQKQTPPGLQCEMKPIPDCGEKSYHGHGRLAGRKMLVTGGDSGIGRAAAIAYAKEGADVAINYLPYEEKDAKEVAKVIESVGRKAVLIPGDLSDEDFCKKLVKQAHTKLGGLDNLTLVAGKQTAVEDIMKLTTEQVKKTFEINVFSLFWVTKAALGYLKPGSTIITTSSVQAFQPSANLLDYASTKSAIIAFTRGLAKQLGSKGIRVNCVAPGPVWTPLQVCGGQPSDVIPEFGMQTPLKRAGQPVELAGVYVHLASEESSYTTAETYGVTGGMHTN; encoded by the coding sequence ATGACTGAACAAACCTATGACCCAACCAAAAAATATCATCACACTAAATTCCCAAAACAAAAACAGACACCGCCGGGATTACAATGTGAAATGAAACCAATCCCCGATTGTGGTGAAAAGAGCTATCATGGTCACGGTCGCTTAGCTGGACGTAAAATGCTTGTCACTGGGGGAGATTCCGGTATCGGACGCGCAGCCGCAATTGCTTATGCCAAAGAGGGTGCAGATGTGGCAATTAACTATCTGCCATATGAAGAAAAAGATGCGAAAGAGGTTGCTAAAGTTATTGAGTCTGTAGGACGTAAAGCAGTTTTAATTCCCGGTGACTTAAGTGATGAAGATTTTTGTAAAAAGCTGGTTAAGCAAGCACATACTAAACTGGGTGGTTTAGATAATTTAACTTTAGTTGCAGGTAAACAAACTGCGGTTGAAGATATTATGAAATTGACTACAGAACAAGTTAAGAAAACTTTTGAGATCAATGTCTTTTCATTATTTTGGGTCACTAAAGCGGCGTTAGGCTATTTAAAACCAGGATCGACTATTATTACAACGTCATCTGTTCAAGCCTTCCAACCTAGTGCTAATTTATTAGATTATGCATCAACTAAATCAGCAATCATTGCTTTTACTCGAGGATTAGCTAAACAGTTAGGTAGTAAAGGTATTCGTGTCAATTGTGTGGCACCAGGTCCGGTTTGGACTCCATTACAAGTCTGTGGTGGTCAGCCAAGTGATGTTATCCCTGAATTTGGTATGCAAACGCCGTTAAAACGTGCAGGACAACCGGTTGAACTTGCTGGTGTTTATGTTCATTTAGCTTCTGAAGAATCTAGCTATACTACGGCTGAAACTTACGGTGTTACTGGTGGTATGCATACTAACTAA
- the ilvG gene encoding acetolactate synthase 2 catalytic subunit: MLGTQWIVKTLKEKGVTTVFGYPGGQIMPLYDALYDGGIEHVLCRHEQGAAMAAIGYARSTGKIGVCIATSGPGATNIITGLADALIDSVPVIAITGQVPTNLIGTDAFQEVDVLGLSLACTKHSYLIDNPQNLPNILQEAFTLANSGRPGPILIDVPKDIQLADLDYQHYLTPANKNSSVNNAQLFPISQDEIKLAKQMITDAKKPMLYIGGGVGLSGAITELRDFMSLTQIPSVSTLKGLGVADLTNPYYLGLVGMHGAKAANLAVQECDLLIALGVRFDDRVTGKLNEFARHAKVIHVDIDQSEINKLRQTHLGLQGDIKQVLPQLEVTVSIANWHKRVEELKTLHPTRYDHPGEAIYAPALLKRISERKPQNTIITTDVGQHQMWTAQHMRFTHPQNFITSSGLGTMGFGLPAAVGAQMARPDDLVICISGDGSFMMNVQELTTIKRKKLPVKIVLIDNQRLGMVRQWQELFFNERYSETNLSDNPDFLMLAKAFDIPGQTISKKSEIEPALDTMFNAPGAYLLHVCIDELENVWPLVPPGAANENMLEKSAKE, translated from the coding sequence ATGTTAGGAACACAGTGGATAGTAAAAACCTTAAAAGAAAAAGGCGTGACCACCGTTTTTGGTTATCCCGGTGGGCAAATTATGCCTCTATATGATGCGCTTTATGACGGCGGTATTGAACATGTGTTATGCCGTCACGAACAAGGTGCCGCAATGGCCGCAATTGGTTATGCACGTTCTACCGGTAAAATTGGCGTATGTATTGCCACATCGGGCCCCGGAGCGACCAATATTATTACTGGGCTTGCTGATGCACTTATTGATTCTGTCCCAGTGATTGCAATAACCGGTCAAGTTCCTACCAATTTAATTGGCACCGACGCCTTTCAGGAAGTTGATGTTTTGGGTTTATCGCTTGCCTGCACTAAACATAGTTATTTAATCGATAATCCGCAAAATTTACCCAATATTTTGCAGGAGGCTTTCACTTTAGCCAACTCAGGCAGGCCGGGACCAATATTAATCGATGTTCCGAAAGATATCCAGCTTGCCGACCTTGACTATCAACACTATTTAACGCCTGCCAATAAAAATTCTTCTGTTAATAATGCTCAATTATTCCCAATTTCTCAAGATGAGATAAAACTTGCTAAACAAATGATCACCGACGCCAAAAAACCTATGTTATATATTGGTGGCGGCGTGGGGCTTTCTGGCGCAATAACCGAGTTAAGAGACTTTATGTCACTGACACAAATACCGAGTGTCTCAACCTTAAAAGGGCTTGGCGTTGCTGATCTCACTAATCCTTACTATTTAGGGTTGGTCGGCATGCATGGAGCAAAAGCCGCTAATTTAGCGGTACAAGAGTGCGATTTATTAATTGCGTTGGGAGTACGCTTTGATGACAGAGTGACAGGCAAATTAAATGAATTTGCTCGCCATGCCAAAGTGATCCATGTTGATATTGACCAGTCTGAAATAAACAAATTACGCCAAACACATTTAGGATTACAAGGCGATATCAAACAAGTTTTACCTCAACTCGAGGTTACCGTATCAATAGCCAATTGGCATAAAAGAGTTGAAGAATTAAAAACATTACACCCTACTCGCTATGATCATCCCGGTGAGGCAATTTATGCGCCTGCATTATTAAAAAGGATTTCAGAACGTAAACCGCAAAACACCATTATCACCACCGATGTTGGACAACATCAAATGTGGACTGCACAGCACATGCGTTTTACTCACCCGCAAAACTTTATTACGTCAAGTGGGCTTGGGACAATGGGATTTGGTTTGCCGGCAGCTGTCGGCGCACAAATGGCTAGACCTGATGACTTAGTTATCTGTATATCGGGCGACGGCTCTTTTATGATGAATGTTCAAGAGTTGACCACGATTAAACGCAAAAAGTTACCCGTTAAAATTGTACTAATTGATAATCAACGCTTAGGTATGGTTCGTCAATGGCAAGAGCTATTTTTTAATGAAAGATACAGTGAAACGAATCTATCAGACAATCCGGACTTTTTAATGCTGGCTAAAGCGTTTGATATTCCCGGTCAAACGATCAGTAAAAAATCTGAAATTGAGCCTGCGCTCGATACCATGTTTAATGCGCCGGGCGCTTACCTTTTACATGTTTGCATTGATGAACTGGAAAACGTTTGGCCGTTAGTTCCACCGGGCGCAGCTAATGAAAATATGCTTGAAAAAAGTGCTAAGGAGTAA
- the ilvM gene encoding acetolactate synthase 2 small subunit gives MNTKTQYQVTIKAYDKLGSLERILRVVRHRGGHIEKMQMQTVENEQLILSLLLTTERSLSTLQNQVAKLADVIAVE, from the coding sequence ATGAACACAAAAACACAGTATCAAGTCACCATAAAAGCTTATGATAAATTGGGCTCACTTGAACGTATTTTACGCGTAGTTCGTCATCGAGGTGGACATATTGAAAAAATGCAGATGCAGACAGTTGAAAATGAGCAGTTAATTCTATCTTTACTATTAACAACCGAACGTTCACTTTCAACTTTACAAAATCAAGTTGCAAAATTAGCCGATGTCATTGCGGTTGAATAA
- a CDS encoding branched-chain amino acid transaminase yields the protein MGSTAKSEFIWLNGEMVPWAEAKIHVMSHALHYGTSVFEGVRCYNTHKGPAIFRHKEHAQRLLNSAKIYRFPVPYTLEEIMEATRQTIKKNKLESAYIRPLVFIGDVGMGVNPPAGYKTDVMIAAFPWGAYLGEDALDQGIDAMVSSWNRVASNTIPAAAKAGGNYLSSLLIGSEARANGFQEGIALDVHGHLSEGAGENLFIIKDGVLFTPVLSSSALPGITRDAVLTLARDLGIEVREQTLSREALYLADEVFMTGTAAEITPVRSVDRIQVGIGRCGPITKQIQQAFFGLFNGKTEDKYGWLDPIN from the coding sequence ATGGGTTCTACAGCAAAATCTGAGTTTATTTGGTTAAATGGTGAAATGGTTCCATGGGCGGAAGCGAAAATACATGTCATGTCCCACGCTTTACATTATGGTACATCGGTATTTGAAGGTGTTCGTTGTTATAACACGCATAAAGGACCAGCTATTTTCCGTCACAAAGAGCATGCACAAAGACTATTAAATTCAGCCAAAATCTACCGTTTTCCTGTTCCTTACACGCTTGAAGAGATCATGGAAGCGACTCGTCAAACTATCAAGAAAAACAAACTGGAAAGTGCTTATATCCGCCCATTGGTGTTTATCGGCGATGTTGGTATGGGCGTCAACCCGCCAGCCGGTTATAAAACCGATGTGATGATTGCTGCCTTCCCGTGGGGAGCTTATCTTGGCGAAGATGCTTTAGATCAAGGTATCGATGCAATGGTCTCATCATGGAATCGCGTTGCCTCAAATACAATCCCTGCAGCGGCAAAAGCAGGCGGTAACTATTTATCATCATTATTAATTGGTTCTGAAGCACGTGCTAATGGTTTTCAAGAAGGCATTGCTTTAGATGTACATGGTCACCTATCTGAAGGTGCCGGTGAAAATCTCTTTATTATTAAAGACGGCGTTTTATTTACCCCAGTTTTATCATCATCGGCACTTCCGGGTATTACTCGGGATGCGGTATTAACGCTTGCTCGTGATTTAGGTATTGAAGTACGTGAACAAACCTTATCCCGTGAAGCTCTCTATCTTGCTGACGAAGTATTTATGACCGGTACTGCTGCTGAAATTACCCCAGTGCGCAGTGTTGACCGCATTCAAGTAGGTATTGGTCGTTGTGGTCCTATAACTAAACAGATCCAACAAGCATTCTTTGGTTTATTCAATGGCAAAACTGAAGATAAATACGGTTGGTTAGATCCAATTAATTAA